A genomic window from Salvia hispanica cultivar TCC Black 2014 chromosome 5, UniMelb_Shisp_WGS_1.0, whole genome shotgun sequence includes:
- the LOC125188037 gene encoding kinetochore protein SPC25 homolog codes for MQSSGESVVLTQMAERRLVCEREIPIQQRRVDTALVSYRQLFDSAKSQAQNTIQLQEKLGKLKGELREAEDALVKSLAVKTRKEAKRMMIMESLSDMKTRVAELKGLVKDQKERKDEYAAILSHQSEALTTCKEKSGQKGGYNDQIEEAISWYKRVLGFRIECGHGVKFIFTNIRPENPNEEYSFVIRHENETYSLPKCDPYLSGTKELLNELNKSNGLFKFVRTMREKFQQAAAQGHVSKKIYDYPEISMHSSSLDQDSSVITTSAPVASFSTDHGHESAQSKSIPRNVGNGNQVESPNSASSVRRSSRLKVTRLQNV; via the exons ATGCAGAGCTCAGGAGAGAGCGTGGTGCTAACACAAATGGCCGAGAGGCGATTAGTGTGCGAACGCGAAATTCCAATTCAGCAGCGGAGAGTCGACACTGCGCTCGTCTCTTATCGCCAGCTCTTCGATTCCGCCAAGTCCCAAGCCCAAAACACCATTCAGCTTCAAG AGAAATTGGGAAAGCTAAAAGGGGAACTGAGAGAAGCTGAGGATGCTCTTGTGAAATCGCTTGCTG TGAAGACTCGGAAAGAGGCAAAGAGGATGATGATCATGGAATCTTTATCTGATATGAAAACTAGAGTAGCGGAATTGAAAGGACTTGTGAAAGATCAGAAGGAAAGAAAAGATGAATATGCTGCTATACTATCTCATCAATCTGAAG CATTGACAACATGCAAGGAAAAGTCTGGTCAGAAGGGGGGATACAATGACCAAATAGAGGAGGCTATTTCTTGGTACAAAAGGGTCCTTGGTTTCCGTATTGAATGCGGACATG GTGTAAAATTCATATTCACAAATATTAGACCAGAGAACCCGAATGAAGAGTACTCCTTTGTCATTCGTCATGAGAACGAGACCTATAGTT TGCCCAAGTGTGATCCATATCTGAGTGGGACAAAAGAGCTACTGaatgagttaaataaaagCAATGGACTATTCAAGTTCGTGAGAACCATGAGAGAGAAATTTCAACAAGCTGCAGCACAGG GTCATGTTTCTAAGAAGATATATGACTATCCAGAGATTTCCATGCATAGCTCGTCTCTTGATCAAGATTCTTCAGTAATCACCACTTCTGCTCCAGTAGCTTCGTTTTCTACTGATCACGGACATGAATCTGCTCAATCTAAGAGCATTCCGAGAAATGTTGGCAATGGAAATCAGGTTGAGTCTCCCAACTCTGCTTCTTCCGTTCGTCGTTCCTCACGCCTGAAGGTAACTCGCCTGCAGAACGTGTAA
- the LOC125188036 gene encoding short-chain dehydrogenase TIC 32, chloroplastic isoform X2 translates to MSFIYIWISTIVRILELKVENLSPEMKATLKYLAGIAGPSGYGSKTTAQQISEDSMPSSHDNLTAIVTGATSGIGLETARVLAKRGVRVVMPARDLSKAERVKESIQKESPQAEIIILEIDLSSFGSIQRFCSEFLSLGLPLHILINNAGKYSQKLEFSEDKIELTFATNYLGHFLLTEMLLGKMVETAAESCIEGRIVNVSSVIHNWVNPKHFSFMKLLNPKSYNGTKAYAQSKLANILHAKELSRQLKAKKANVTINAVHPGIIKTGITRDYRGFLTGMQNILFLGFDSSLFLYVQTKLYCLLIGIFSSDSLYFVASKLLKSTSQGAATTCYVALSPRVEGMSGKYFADCNESHCSALANDESNARKLWKQTRALMHRRFLLPVGKCGEGEEANTN, encoded by the exons atgtcttttatatatatatggatttcAACAATAGTTAGAATATTGGAGTTGAAAGTGGAAAATCTGAGCCCTGAAATGAAGGCTACATTGAAGTATTTGGCTGGAATTGCTGGACCAAGTGGCTATGGCTCCAAAACTACTGCTCAACAAATTTCTGAGGATTCAATGCCTTCTTCTCATGATAATCTCACTGCAATTGTCACTG GCGCGACGTCGGGGATCGGTCTGGAGACAGCAAGAGTGCTGGCCAAGAGAGGAGTGAGAGTGGTGATGCCAGCAAGGGATTTGAGCAAAGCAGAAAGAGTGAAGGAAAGCATACAAAAAGAGAGCCCACAAGCTGAGATTATCATTTTGGAGATTGATTTGAGCTCATTTGGATCTATTCAGAGATTTTGTTCTGAGTTTCTATCATTAGGATTGCCTCTACATATTCTCAT AAACAATGCTGGCAAATATTCACAGAAGTTGGAGTTTTCTGAGGACAAAATTGAGCTTACTTTTGCCACAAATTATTTAG GTCATTTTCTGTTGACAGAAATGTTACTTGGGAAAATGGTGGAGACAGCAGCAGAATCTTGCATTGAGGGGAGAATAGTGAATGTCTCCTCTGTGATTCACAATTGGGTGAATCCCAAGCACTTTAGCTTCATGAAATTGCTCAATccaaaaag CTACAATGGGACTAAAGCTTATGCTCAATCAAAACTAGCAAACATACTACATGCCAAGGAACTATCAAGACAGCTCAAG GCCAAAAAAGCAAATGTGACTATCAATGCTGTCCATCCTGGGATAATCAAGACTGGAATTACCAGAGATTACAGAGGCTTTCTTACAGGCAtgcaaaatattctttttttaggatttgattcttctctctttttgtATGTCCAAACTAAACTTTACTGTCTCCTGATTGGAATATTTTCCTCAGATTCTCTCTATTTTGTGGCATCAAAATTGCTCAAGTCAACATCACAG GGGGCGGCCACGACGTGCTACGTTGCATTGAGTCCGCGAGTTGAAGGCATGAGCGGCAAGTATTTCGCAGACTGCAACGAGAGCCATTGCTCAGCACTGGCCAATGATGAGAGCAATGCGAGGAAGCTATGGAAGCAGACGCGTGCGCTCATGCACAGGAGATTCCTTCTCCCGGTGGGAAAATGTGGTGAAGGAGAAGAAGCCAATACAAATTGA
- the LOC125188036 gene encoding short-chain dehydrogenase TIC 32, chloroplastic isoform X1, translating into MSFIYIWISTIVRILELKVENLSPEMKATLKYLAGIAGPSGYGSKTTAQQISEDSMPSSHDNLTAIVTGATSGIGLETARVLAKRGVRVVMPARDLSKAERVKESIQKESPQAEIIILEIDLSSFGSIQRFCSEFLSLGLPLHILINNAGKYSQKLEFSEDKIELTFATNYLGHFLLTEMLLGKMVETAAESCIEGRIVNVSSVIHNWVNPKHFSFMKLLNPKSYNGTKAYAQSKLANILHAKELSRQLKAKKANVTINAVHPGIIKTGITRDYRGFLTDSLYFVASKLLKSTSQGAATTCYVALSPRVEGMSGKYFADCNESHCSALANDESNARKLWKQTRALMHRRFLLPVGKCGEGEEANTN; encoded by the exons atgtcttttatatatatatggatttcAACAATAGTTAGAATATTGGAGTTGAAAGTGGAAAATCTGAGCCCTGAAATGAAGGCTACATTGAAGTATTTGGCTGGAATTGCTGGACCAAGTGGCTATGGCTCCAAAACTACTGCTCAACAAATTTCTGAGGATTCAATGCCTTCTTCTCATGATAATCTCACTGCAATTGTCACTG GCGCGACGTCGGGGATCGGTCTGGAGACAGCAAGAGTGCTGGCCAAGAGAGGAGTGAGAGTGGTGATGCCAGCAAGGGATTTGAGCAAAGCAGAAAGAGTGAAGGAAAGCATACAAAAAGAGAGCCCACAAGCTGAGATTATCATTTTGGAGATTGATTTGAGCTCATTTGGATCTATTCAGAGATTTTGTTCTGAGTTTCTATCATTAGGATTGCCTCTACATATTCTCAT AAACAATGCTGGCAAATATTCACAGAAGTTGGAGTTTTCTGAGGACAAAATTGAGCTTACTTTTGCCACAAATTATTTAG GTCATTTTCTGTTGACAGAAATGTTACTTGGGAAAATGGTGGAGACAGCAGCAGAATCTTGCATTGAGGGGAGAATAGTGAATGTCTCCTCTGTGATTCACAATTGGGTGAATCCCAAGCACTTTAGCTTCATGAAATTGCTCAATccaaaaag CTACAATGGGACTAAAGCTTATGCTCAATCAAAACTAGCAAACATACTACATGCCAAGGAACTATCAAGACAGCTCAAG GCCAAAAAAGCAAATGTGACTATCAATGCTGTCCATCCTGGGATAATCAAGACTGGAATTACCAGAGATTACAGAGGCTTTCTTACAG ATTCTCTCTATTTTGTGGCATCAAAATTGCTCAAGTCAACATCACAG GGGGCGGCCACGACGTGCTACGTTGCATTGAGTCCGCGAGTTGAAGGCATGAGCGGCAAGTATTTCGCAGACTGCAACGAGAGCCATTGCTCAGCACTGGCCAATGATGAGAGCAATGCGAGGAAGCTATGGAAGCAGACGCGTGCGCTCATGCACAGGAGATTCCTTCTCCCGGTGGGAAAATGTGGTGAAGGAGAAGAAGCCAATACAAATTGA
- the LOC125188857 gene encoding FKBP12-interacting protein of 37 kDa produces MSSRDHIDDEDDFGGDFAGENAARRSGTKRSFGDLDDDEDDIFGSKKANLKVEETAPGVATGMILSLRESLKNCQDELSRCQTNLEDAKSEIQQWRSSFQNESFIPQGATPEPRFVVSYLQTLRSSDESMREHIERAKKKEAAFIVTFAKREQEIAELKSALRESRAQLKPPSMQARRLLLDPAIHDEFTRLKNLVEEKDKKIKELQDNIAAVSFTPQSKMGKMLMAKCRTLQEENEEIGNQANEGKIHELAMKLALQKSQNVEVRSQLEGLCKLMEKVTGDVDRSNELVVIMQEKLEEKEDEIRQLKLQLQDTAGNGKDQDNGCVEEEPEVAIDDDAKDEGPPSVEVKTEN; encoded by the exons ATGTCGTCACGCGACCATATCGACGAT GAGGATGATTTCGGGGGCGATTTTGCTGGGGAAAATGCTGCTAGGCGTTCAG GAACTAAGAGAAGCTTTGGAGATCTTGACGATGACGAAGACGATATTTTTGGCTCAAAAAAG GCTAATCTAAAGGTGGAGGAAACTGCTCCTGGAGTAGCAACTGGGATGATTTTGTCTCTTCGTGAGAG TCTTAAGAACTGTCAAGATGAACTCTCGAGATGCCAG ACGAACCTTGAAGATGCTAAGTCTGAGATTCAGCAATGGCGCTCATCGTTCCAGAATGAGTCTTTCATACCCCAAGGCGCAACTCCTG AACCAAGATTTGTGGTCAGCTACCTCCAGACTCTGAGATCCTCTGATGAGTCTATGAGAGAGCAT ATTGAGAGagcaaagaaaaaagaagctGCATTCATTGTGACATTTGCAAAAAGGGAGCAGGAGATAGCTGAGTTGAAG TCTGCTCTTAGAGAATCGAGAGCTCAGCTTAAACCACCATCAATGCAG GCAAGGAGATTGCTACTAGACCCAGCTATCCATGACGAGTTCACAAGATTAAAG AATTTGGTGGAAGAGAAGGACAAGAAAATTAAAGAGTTGCAAGATAATATTGCTGCTGTTAGTTTCACCCCACAAAGTAAAATGGGGAAGATGTTGATGGCCAAATGTAGGACTCTGCAGGAAGAGAATGAGGAGATTGGTAATCAAGCCAACGAAGGAAAG ATTCATGAGCTGGCAATGAAACTTGCTTTACAAAAATCGCAAAATGTGGAAGTCAGGAGTCAACTTGAAG GATTGTGCAAACTAATGGAGAAAGTGACGGGGGACGTTGACAGATCAAATGAATTG GTGGTAATTATGCAAGAGAAACTAGAGGAAAAGGAAGACGAAATTCGACAACTGAAGCTTCAGCTGCAGGACACTGCTGGCAATGGGAAAGACCAAGACAATGGCTGTGTAGAGGAAGAGCCAGAAGTAGCCATTGATGATGATGCTAAAGACGAGGGTCCGCCTTCTGTTGAAGTTAAAACTGAAAACTAA
- the LOC125188856 gene encoding uncharacterized protein LOC125188856: MAGDDEQPEIDCGFQWDDDSQLYYHASTGFYHDPQAGWYYNSRDGLYYKFEDGNYVLLEPNQSGDQVEMHNGNSQGETSEAQMEGKEVSTNTSLDSSACNGNEESDYPPPPSEWLEDTLIDMFLSGYPSQGAHVASSDTTMPVDTDSADIPNATAEGCDDVEELEEGEWIPDDPDFWRNFSDKIVDEGTSEEEENWRAQYGQVKVSGPDEEWMSGVQMVDLWDWALVRGTKKDGKTEVFRLVGRLRKPSSKLHPSVPSGGGILKTAPVCQAHLDMVRVTSGRIYRLRNPSLQYLASSPVHDASNLTKDWGFPQLSIKDHIEKLQKPDLQPESGRLEGVGILKDKSLPSVKLSQSKKEHIYRDRAAERRALHGGFGVGPGQKNSHNSSDSAPSSPTSPAEEAAAAAESLSMSFGEGSYARRILEGMGWKEGEALGHSTKGLTEPLQATGNKGTAGLGWDDPRRK, from the exons ATGGCGGGAGACGATGAACAGCCGGAAATTGACTGTGGTTTCCAGTGGGATGATGATTCTCAGCTTTATTATCACGCCAG CACTGGGTTTTACCATGACCCTCAAGCAGGGTGGTATTACAATAGCAGAGATGGGCtttattacaaatttgaaGATGGGAATTATGTGCTTCTTGAGCCCAATCAG TCGGGGGATCAAGTGGAAATGCATAACGGTAATAGCCAGGGTGAAACATCTGAGGCTCAAATGGAAGGAAAAGAAGTTTCAACCAACACTTCTCTAG ACTCTTCAGCATGTAATGGAAACGAGGAATCGGACTATCCACCCCCGCCATCGGAATG GCTGGAAGACACGCTTATCGATATGTTCTTATCTGGCTATCCCAGTCAAGGGGCTCATGTTGCCAGTTCTGACACTACAATGCCTGTGGATACTGATAGTGCTGATATCCCAAATGCAACAGCCGAAG GATGTGATGATGTTGAGGAACTGGAAGAAGGCGAATGGATCCCTGATGATCCTGATTTTTGGAGGAACTTTAGTGATAAAATTGTTGATGAAG GTACGtctgaggaagaagaaaactGGCGTGCTCAATATGGCCAAGTAAAAGTAAGTGGACCAGATGAAGAGTGGATGTCAGGTGTGCAAATGGTGGATTTGTGGGATTGGGCGTTGGTTCGAGGGACAAAGAAAGATGGAAAGACAGAGGTATTCAGGCTTGTTGGCAGATTGAGGAAGCCCTCTAGCAAGCTTCACCCGTCAGTTCCTTCAGGTGGTGGCATACTGAAAACTGCACCAGTATGTCAAGCTCACCTTGATATGGTACGAGTGACATCAG GCCGGATATACAGATTGAGGAATCCTAGCTTGCAGTATTTGGCATCCTCCCCAGTTCATGATGCGTCCAACCTTACGAAAGATTGGGGCTTTCCACAACTGTCCATTAAAGATCACATCGAGAAGTTGCAAAAACCTGATCTGCAGCCTGAATCCGGAAGATTGGAAGGTGTTGGTATTCTGAAAGACAAATCCCTGCCATCGGTGAAGCTTTCCCAatctaaaaaa GAACATATCTATCGGGACCGGGCTGCTGAGAGAAGAGCTCTGCACGGTGGGTTTGGAGTGGGTCCAGGACAGAAGAACTCACATAATAGTTCTGATTCAGCTCCATCATCTCCTACTTCACCGGCCGAAGAGGCGGCAGCAGCAGCCGAGTCATTAAGCATGTCATTTGGGGAAGGAAGTTATGCAAGAAGAATTCTAGAAGGCATGGGCTGGAAAGAG GGGGAGGCACTCGGTCACAGCACGAAGGGTCTGACTGAACCTCTTCAGGCAACTGGAAACAAAGGAACAGCTGGTTTAGGTTGGGACGATCCTAGAAGAAAGTAA